In Streptomyces sp. NBC_00483, a single window of DNA contains:
- a CDS encoding amino acid ABC transporter ATP-binding protein has protein sequence MTAAIEIQGLHKSFGDLEVLRGIDFTVAHGEVVCVIGPSGSGKSTLLRCTNLLEEPTSGRVVVAGADLTDPDLDIDRVRRRIGMVFQQFNLFPHLNVLENLTIAQRRVLGRDRAEAERTGRANLDRVGLADKETSYPAQLSGGQQQRVAIARALSMGPELMLFDEPTSALDPELVGDVLAVMRSLADEGMTMMVVTHEMGFAREVADRVVFMDGGVVVEEGTPDEVLGNPREERTRSFLARVVNPGDAQPGDAQPADAESPK, from the coding sequence ATGACCGCGGCCATCGAGATCCAGGGACTGCACAAGTCCTTCGGCGACCTGGAGGTGCTGCGCGGCATCGACTTCACCGTCGCGCACGGCGAGGTGGTGTGTGTCATCGGCCCCTCCGGATCCGGCAAGTCCACCCTGCTGCGCTGCACCAACCTGCTGGAAGAGCCCACGTCGGGGCGGGTGGTGGTGGCGGGTGCCGACCTCACGGACCCGGACCTCGACATCGACCGCGTACGCCGCCGGATCGGCATGGTCTTCCAGCAGTTCAACCTCTTCCCGCACCTGAACGTCCTGGAGAACCTCACCATCGCGCAGCGCCGGGTCCTGGGCCGGGACCGCGCCGAGGCGGAGCGGACGGGCCGCGCCAACCTCGACCGCGTCGGCCTCGCCGACAAGGAGACCAGCTATCCCGCCCAGCTCTCCGGCGGCCAGCAGCAGCGCGTCGCCATCGCCCGCGCCCTGTCGATGGGCCCCGAGCTGATGCTGTTCGACGAGCCGACCAGCGCGCTCGACCCGGAACTCGTGGGCGATGTGCTCGCCGTGATGCGCTCGCTCGCCGACGAGGGCATGACGATGATGGTCGTCACCCACGAGATGGGCTTCGCCCGCGAGGTCGCGGACCGCGTCGTGTTCATGGACGGTGGCGTGGTCGTCGAGGAGGGAACCCCGGACGAGGTACTGGGCAACCCCCGCGAGGAACGCACTCGTTCGTTCCTCGCACGGGTCGTGAACCCGGGGGACGCGCAACCCGGGGACGCGCAGCCCGCGGACGCGGAGTCGCCCAAGTAG
- a CDS encoding transporter substrate-binding domain-containing protein codes for MSRRTSRQRVATLSALVCLLGLTAAAPAAPSATQQSAKKQPTSLLDSVPKSGVLRVCTTGDYKPFTYKDPKDGSYSGIDIDMAKDLAKSLDAKAEWVDTTWANLTKDLSDGKCDVGVGGVSITLPRARQVYFSEPTREDGKTPIVRCADKDKYQTLKDIDQAGTTVVVNPGGTNEQFARAHLQNATIKVHPDNRTIFDEIVAGRADVMMTDASETLYQAKLHPELCSVHPDKPFSFAEKAYATPRGDRDFQGYVDQFVHLATHDGTYKKYEAEWLS; via the coding sequence ATGAGCCGCCGCACGTCCAGACAGCGTGTCGCCACCCTGTCCGCCCTGGTCTGTCTGCTGGGCCTGACCGCTGCCGCGCCCGCGGCGCCGTCGGCCACCCAGCAGTCCGCCAAGAAGCAGCCGACCAGCCTGCTCGACTCGGTGCCCAAGTCCGGTGTGCTGCGCGTGTGCACGACCGGTGACTACAAGCCGTTCACGTACAAGGACCCGAAGGACGGGTCGTACAGCGGCATCGACATCGACATGGCGAAGGACCTGGCCAAGAGCCTCGACGCCAAGGCCGAGTGGGTGGACACCACGTGGGCGAATCTGACGAAGGACCTGTCGGACGGGAAGTGCGACGTCGGCGTCGGCGGTGTCTCGATCACGCTGCCGCGCGCCCGCCAGGTGTACTTCAGCGAGCCGACCCGCGAGGACGGCAAGACGCCGATCGTGCGCTGCGCTGACAAGGACAAGTACCAGACGCTCAAGGACATCGACCAGGCGGGAACGACGGTCGTCGTCAACCCCGGTGGTACGAATGAGCAGTTCGCCCGGGCGCATCTCCAGAACGCCACCATCAAGGTCCACCCGGACAACCGCACGATCTTCGACGAGATCGTGGCGGGCCGGGCGGACGTGATGATGACGGACGCGAGCGAGACGCTCTACCAGGCCAAGCTCCACCCCGAGCTGTGCTCGGTCCACCCCGACAAGCCGTTCAGCTTCGCGGAGAAGGCGTACGCGACGCCGCGCGGCGACCGCGACTTCCAGGGGTACGTCGACCAGTTCGTACACCTTGCGACGCACGATGGCACGTACAAGAAGTACGAGGCGGAGTGGCTGAGTTGA
- a CDS encoding ROK family transcriptional regulator, with amino-acid sequence MTDTANEGEPGSARHILRLVSSGAASSRADLVRELGLAPSTVSLRVQELVAQGVLTESGEGASRGGRRPRLLRVKAQGGVALAADLGSRHARLGAVDLGAAVHDAVDLPHDITAGPESAVDWLCGQVARLAAKQKESGRTVRALGVSFPGPVDPADGRVLSPSRMPGWHRYPLRDVLTERLGMPVTVANDATMMAVGEHRTSRPELDHMVVVKAGRGIGSGVIVAGRPHDGANGSAGDISHVRVEEAGERPCSCGNIGCLETVASGAALIRELAAQGVDVTNTTELLQLVADGDPLATTLVRAAGRHIGTVLSVVVNFFNPRAVAIGGVLATAEPLVAAVRGVLYERCLPLATADLEITTTAAGRDAGLLGAGLTALLNNLSSTAPAFKEESVHA; translated from the coding sequence ATGACGGACACCGCGAACGAAGGCGAGCCGGGTTCGGCCCGGCACATACTCCGGCTCGTCTCGTCCGGAGCCGCCTCCTCCCGCGCCGACCTCGTCAGGGAACTGGGCCTCGCGCCCTCCACCGTCTCGCTGCGCGTGCAGGAGCTGGTGGCCCAGGGTGTGCTCACCGAGTCCGGCGAAGGCGCCTCGCGCGGCGGGCGCAGGCCCCGGCTGCTGCGGGTCAAGGCGCAGGGCGGCGTCGCGCTCGCCGCCGACCTCGGCAGCCGGCACGCGCGGCTCGGCGCCGTCGACCTCGGCGCGGCCGTGCACGACGCCGTCGACCTGCCGCACGACATCACCGCGGGACCCGAGTCCGCCGTCGACTGGCTGTGCGGTCAAGTGGCTCGACTCGCCGCGAAGCAGAAGGAGTCGGGGCGCACCGTGCGCGCGCTCGGCGTCTCCTTCCCGGGCCCCGTCGACCCGGCGGACGGCCGCGTGCTGAGCCCGTCGCGGATGCCGGGCTGGCACCGCTACCCGCTGCGCGACGTCCTCACCGAGCGGCTCGGCATGCCGGTGACCGTCGCCAACGACGCCACGATGATGGCGGTCGGCGAGCACCGCACCTCCCGGCCCGAGCTCGACCACATGGTCGTCGTGAAGGCCGGCCGCGGCATCGGCAGCGGCGTCATCGTCGCGGGCCGGCCGCACGACGGTGCCAACGGGAGCGCCGGAGACATCAGCCACGTCCGCGTGGAGGAGGCCGGTGAGCGGCCCTGCTCCTGCGGGAACATCGGCTGCCTGGAGACCGTCGCGAGCGGCGCCGCCCTCATCCGCGAACTCGCGGCGCAGGGCGTCGACGTGACGAACACCACCGAGCTGCTTCAGCTCGTCGCCGACGGCGACCCCCTCGCCACCACGCTGGTCCGCGCCGCGGGACGGCACATCGGCACGGTCCTCTCGGTCGTCGTGAACTTCTTCAACCCGCGGGCCGTCGCCATCGGCGGCGTCCTCGCCACCGCCGAACCCCTCGTCGCCGCCGTCCGCGGCGTGCTCTACGAGCGCTGTCTGCCGCTCGCCACAGCAGACCTGGAGATCACCACGACGGCCGCGGGCCGCGACGCGGGCCTGCTCGGCGCGGGTCTCACGGCGCTGCTCAACAACCTGTCGTCCACCGCCCCCGCCTTCAAGGAAGAGAGCGTCCACGCATGA
- a CDS encoding ABC transporter permease — protein sequence MTTAVTTSAIPGQEETAQATPSLARRTLRVFTGNKLALSGVILLVLLLAFCYLGPLVHPTEQIHTDLSQANLAPGASGHLLGTTDLGYDMVGRLMVAGQTSLEIGLAAGLLATLFGTVYGAVAGYFGGWVDATMMRITDAALAIPAMFLLVVVAAIITPSKGILILIIAAVAWLSPARLVRGEALSLRNREYVQAMRMMGGGGARAVFKHIVPNAIGTVIVNCTFQIADAILYVSYLAFLGLSIPPPSADWGSMLSAGITYTQNGYWWLIFPPGIAIVLVVAAFNFIGDGLRDAFEVRLRK from the coding sequence ATGACCACTGCTGTGACGACCTCTGCCATACCGGGACAGGAGGAGACCGCGCAGGCGACACCCTCGCTCGCCCGCCGTACGCTGCGCGTGTTCACGGGCAACAAGCTGGCGCTGAGCGGCGTCATCCTGCTCGTGCTGCTGCTGGCCTTCTGCTACCTGGGCCCGCTGGTCCACCCGACCGAGCAGATCCACACCGACCTGTCGCAGGCGAACCTGGCGCCGGGCGCGTCAGGTCACCTCCTCGGCACCACCGACCTCGGTTACGACATGGTGGGACGGCTCATGGTCGCGGGGCAGACGTCCCTCGAGATCGGCCTGGCGGCAGGCCTGTTGGCGACCCTGTTCGGCACCGTGTACGGCGCCGTCGCCGGATACTTCGGCGGCTGGGTCGACGCGACGATGATGCGTATCACAGACGCCGCGCTCGCCATCCCGGCGATGTTCCTGCTCGTGGTCGTGGCCGCGATCATCACGCCCAGCAAGGGCATCCTGATCCTCATCATCGCGGCCGTCGCCTGGCTCTCCCCCGCCCGCCTGGTGCGCGGCGAGGCGCTGTCGCTGCGCAACCGCGAGTACGTACAGGCGATGCGGATGATGGGCGGTGGCGGCGCGCGCGCCGTGTTCAAGCACATCGTCCCGAACGCCATCGGCACGGTCATCGTCAACTGCACGTTCCAGATCGCCGACGCCATCCTCTACGTCAGCTACCTGGCCTTCCTCGGCCTGTCGATCCCGCCGCCGTCCGCCGACTGGGGCTCGATGCTGTCCGCCGGCATCACCTACACGCAGAACGGCTACTGGTGGCTGATCTTCCCGCCGGGCATCGCGATCGTCCTGGTCGTCGCCGCGTTCAACTTCATCGGCGACGGGCTGCGCGACGCGTTCGAAGTACGGCTGCGCAAGTAG
- a CDS encoding M81 family metallopeptidase, with protein MTSTTPITGRRLRIGIGGIGIESSTFCPHRSTTDDFRQTRGQDLLDRYTWTQADSDLAELVEWVPLLHATSLPGGPVEAESYLILKNELVTRIREAGPLDGLVYDIHGAMSVIGLTDAEGDLTEAVRAALDHNGTPDDPARGRPMISTGMDLHGNVSRRFAEPIDLLTAHRLAPHEDAWDTRERAARNLVHCLREGTRPHRAWVQVPVLLPGEKTSTRLEPAKSLYASLADIEQKDGILDAAMWVGYAWADEPRCKAAIVVTGEDAELASQEAELLARRYWDARKDFLFVGPTGGAEECIEKAVASDKRPFLISDSGDNPTAGGAGDLAYMLGKLLENDAIRTGKVTAVHPGITDPVAVAACFEAGVGAEVTLSVGGKVDANHGGPYEFTGTVEALQRAADQKDRAEGGAYDRGVDMAAVRVGGLTVILVGRRKPFHTLADFTGPAEGGLGIDPRTYDVVVVKIGYLEPELHDMAADWLLALTPGGVDQDLLRLGHHRVERPLYPFDEDAYEAGAGPDLTPVIL; from the coding sequence ATGACGAGCACCACCCCGATCACCGGCCGCCGCCTGCGCATCGGCATCGGCGGCATCGGCATCGAGTCGTCCACGTTCTGCCCGCACCGCTCCACCACGGACGACTTCCGGCAGACGCGCGGCCAGGACCTCCTCGACCGCTACACGTGGACGCAAGCCGACTCCGACCTCGCGGAGCTGGTCGAGTGGGTGCCGCTGCTGCACGCGACCTCGCTGCCCGGCGGCCCGGTGGAGGCCGAGTCGTACCTGATCCTCAAGAACGAACTCGTCACCCGGATACGGGAGGCGGGCCCGCTCGACGGTCTCGTCTACGACATCCACGGCGCCATGAGCGTCATCGGCCTCACCGACGCCGAGGGCGACCTCACCGAGGCGGTCCGCGCGGCGCTCGACCACAACGGCACCCCGGACGACCCGGCTCGGGGCCGCCCGATGATCTCCACTGGCATGGACCTGCACGGCAACGTCTCGCGCCGCTTCGCCGAGCCCATCGACCTGCTCACCGCGCACCGCCTCGCCCCGCACGAGGACGCCTGGGACACCCGCGAGCGTGCCGCCCGCAACCTCGTGCACTGCCTGCGCGAGGGCACCCGCCCGCACCGCGCCTGGGTCCAGGTCCCGGTGCTCCTCCCCGGCGAGAAGACCAGCACCCGCCTGGAGCCCGCCAAGTCCCTTTACGCCTCGCTCGCCGACATCGAGCAGAAGGACGGCATCCTCGACGCGGCGATGTGGGTCGGCTACGCCTGGGCCGACGAGCCGCGCTGCAAGGCAGCGATCGTCGTCACCGGCGAGGACGCCGAACTGGCCTCCCAAGAAGCCGAGTTGCTGGCGCGTCGCTACTGGGACGCCCGCAAGGACTTCCTCTTCGTCGGCCCGACCGGCGGAGCCGAGGAGTGCATCGAGAAGGCGGTCGCCTCCGACAAGCGTCCCTTCCTCATCAGCGACTCCGGCGACAACCCGACCGCGGGCGGCGCGGGCGACCTCGCGTACATGCTGGGCAAGCTGCTGGAGAACGACGCGATTCGCACGGGGAAGGTCACGGCCGTCCACCCCGGCATCACCGACCCCGTCGCCGTGGCGGCCTGCTTCGAGGCCGGGGTGGGCGCCGAGGTGACGCTCTCCGTCGGCGGCAAGGTCGACGCGAACCACGGCGGACCGTACGAATTCACCGGCACCGTCGAGGCGTTGCAGCGCGCCGCCGACCAGAAGGACCGCGCGGAGGGTGGCGCGTACGACCGCGGTGTCGACATGGCAGCGGTCCGCGTCGGCGGCCTCACCGTGATCCTCGTCGGGCGTCGCAAGCCGTTCCACACGCTCGCCGACTTCACGGGCCCGGCCGAGGGCGGCCTCGGCATCGACCCGCGGACGTACGACGTGGTCGTCGTCAAGATCGGCTACCTGGAGCCGGAGCTGCACGACATGGCCGCGGACTGGCTGCTCGCGCTCACCCCCGGCGGCGTCGACCAGGACCTGCTGCGCTTGGGACACCACCGGGTGGAACGCCCGCTGTACCCGTTCGACGAGGACGCGTACGAGGCCGGGGCCGGCCCCGACCTCACACCCGTCATCCTCTGA
- a CDS encoding ABC transporter permease, producing MTGFLVKRFLQALVVLFLVSIIVFTLLHLLPGGPARAILGPKGTPQQIEHFNHVQGYDRSLPTQYLMYLKRLLTGDLGESYKLNSPVIDLLTQRLPKTLLLTLMSTVLAVVIAVPLGLLQAVRRGKASDYALTGLAFLLYATPVFFLGLIMIILFAQVLPIFPAEAPQGETIGQLLGDIPGLILPVVTMAFGIVAMFSRYMRSAVLDNLTEEYVRTAMAKGQSSRRIMVKHVMRNALIPLATLLGLYLPTLFSGALVVESMFNYPGMGLLFWNAAQGSDFPVLLGVTLVVGIATVLGSLLTDILYAVLDPRIRSVS from the coding sequence GTGACCGGCTTTCTGGTCAAGCGTTTCCTTCAGGCGCTCGTCGTCCTGTTCCTCGTCTCGATCATCGTCTTCACCCTGCTGCACCTGCTGCCGGGCGGCCCCGCCCGCGCGATCCTCGGCCCCAAGGGGACGCCGCAGCAGATCGAGCACTTCAACCACGTGCAGGGCTACGACCGTTCACTGCCGACGCAGTACCTGATGTACCTGAAGCGCCTGCTGACGGGCGACCTCGGCGAGTCGTACAAGCTCAACTCGCCGGTGATCGACCTGCTCACCCAGCGCCTGCCGAAGACGCTCCTGCTCACGCTCATGTCGACGGTCCTCGCGGTCGTCATCGCGGTGCCGCTCGGCCTGCTCCAGGCGGTGCGGCGCGGCAAGGCGTCCGACTACGCGCTGACCGGGCTCGCGTTCCTGCTGTACGCGACGCCCGTGTTCTTCCTCGGCCTCATCATGATCATCCTGTTCGCGCAGGTGCTGCCGATCTTCCCGGCGGAGGCACCGCAGGGCGAGACGATCGGTCAACTGCTGGGCGACATACCCGGGTTGATCCTGCCGGTCGTGACCATGGCGTTCGGCATCGTGGCCATGTTCAGCCGCTACATGCGCTCGGCGGTCCTCGACAACCTCACCGAGGAATACGTGCGCACGGCCATGGCGAAGGGCCAGTCGAGCCGCCGGATCATGGTCAAGCACGTGATGCGCAACGCCCTGATCCCGCTCGCCACCCTCCTCGGCCTGTACCTGCCGACGCTGTTCAGCGGCGCCCTCGTCGTCGAGTCGATGTTCAACTACCCCGGCATGGGGCTGCTGTTCTGGAACGCCGCGCAGGGCTCGGACTTCCCCGTCCTCCTTGGCGTGACCCTCGTCGTCGGCATCGCGACCGTCCTCGGCTCGCTGCTCACCGACATCCTGTACGCCGTCCTCGACCCGCGGATCCGGAGCGTGTCATGA
- a CDS encoding LysR family transcriptional regulator — protein MFDSRHIQTFAEVVRTGSYAATARDLGYTQPAISQQMKALERAAGTPLFVRAGRGLRLTDAGQVLARHATGILSTIATAHGQLKAITRLESGRVRVCAFPAANATLLPATVARVAAAHPGIRVELLEEEPPDSLRALREGRCDLALAFSAGHGGDAAEADGDSDEGLVELPLLDDPLMVLLPAGHVLAESGRVELGELERERWIAGCRHCRGHFVAACAEAGFAPDIAFATDDNLAVQGLVAAGAGIALVPGMTLPLLRHTELVARPLAPAGGRRVSAFVLEGHETAPVTALLLRTLSEAAVDMERAASGFPRPEA, from the coding sequence ATGTTTGACTCGCGGCACATCCAGACGTTCGCCGAAGTCGTGCGCACGGGCTCCTACGCGGCGACCGCGCGGGACCTCGGGTACACGCAGCCCGCCATCAGCCAGCAGATGAAGGCGCTCGAACGCGCCGCGGGCACGCCGCTGTTCGTCCGGGCGGGGCGCGGTCTGCGGCTCACGGACGCCGGGCAGGTGCTGGCCCGGCACGCCACGGGCATCCTCAGCACCATCGCGACGGCGCACGGCCAGTTGAAGGCGATCACGCGCCTGGAGTCGGGGCGCGTCCGCGTCTGCGCCTTTCCCGCCGCGAACGCCACCCTGCTCCCGGCGACCGTCGCCCGCGTCGCCGCGGCCCACCCGGGCATCCGCGTCGAGCTGTTGGAGGAGGAGCCGCCCGACTCGCTGCGCGCGCTGCGCGAGGGACGGTGCGATCTGGCGCTCGCCTTCTCGGCGGGGCACGGCGGCGACGCCGCGGAAGCGGACGGCGACAGCGACGAGGGTCTGGTCGAGTTGCCGCTGCTCGACGATCCGCTGATGGTGCTGCTCCCGGCCGGCCACGTCCTCGCGGAGAGCGGCCGCGTGGAGCTGGGCGAGCTGGAGCGGGAGCGCTGGATAGCGGGGTGCCGGCACTGCCGGGGCCACTTCGTCGCCGCCTGCGCGGAGGCGGGTTTCGCGCCGGACATCGCCTTCGCCACCGACGACAACCTCGCGGTGCAGGGGCTGGTGGCCGCCGGCGCGGGGATCGCGCTGGTGCCCGGCATGACGCTGCCGCTCCTGCGGCACACCGAGCTCGTGGCCCGCCCGCTCGCCCCCGCGGGCGGGCGCCGCGTCTCGGCCTTCGTCCTCGAGGGGCACGAGACGGCGCCGGTCACCGCGCTGCTGCTGCGGACGCTGAGTGAGGCGGCGGTGGACATGGAGCGGGCCGCTTCTGGTTTTCCCCGGCCCGAGGCCTGA
- a CDS encoding peptide ABC transporter substrate-binding protein produces the protein MRSLRSKASAALALVAALVALTGCTHEAGSIAMGRTGGTPVEGGTATMALPPAATPNWIFPIGAPGYGGSYNYAIQSQLYMPVYDAVQEKGELVTHGPSTLGLEPKYSDGNKTVTVPLRKGVKWSDGTEVTGRDLEFWFNLVKANKADWGGYSVGNIPDNVKKFELVGDHTVRLHLKRAYNPDWFTANQLYYMRALPQHAWDAKTDGGKVGDFDRTTKGAKAVFARLTQHAKSLGSYGTDPLWKTVNGPWKLAGWRDNGQVTLVPNEKYTGPKSERPHLDKVVFKPFTTADSEYNVLRSGGVDYGYIPPSVMAQKEKFESKGYRVDPWEGWAATYIVYNFNSTHAGPEMNQLYIRQAMQHLVDQKAMSKVIWQGSATETLGPVPVTPKSQYLSKEMAHNQYPFSVSKAKSLLSAHGWKTVDGTARCVRPGTGDDECGQGIGKNDPLELTLLSQSGSTETTNMMQELKSSLSKAGIDLTVRQQPLNSVLGNSVPCKAKDSGCNWDMSFFGTAGSWYYPLNPSGEQLFSTGASSNFGNYSDKKADRLISAVQYAPDMKAIHEYGEYLAEQLPVMWMPNPAYQVSVIRNDLRGIEQNPTVTFQPSHWYFVKKGAEK, from the coding sequence ATGCGTTCCCTCAGGTCAAAGGCGTCCGCGGCGCTCGCCCTCGTGGCGGCGCTGGTGGCGCTCACCGGCTGCACGCACGAGGCCGGCAGCATCGCCATGGGCCGCACGGGCGGCACTCCCGTCGAGGGAGGCACGGCCACCATGGCCCTGCCGCCCGCGGCGACCCCGAACTGGATCTTCCCGATCGGCGCCCCCGGCTACGGCGGCTCCTACAACTACGCGATCCAGTCGCAGCTCTACATGCCCGTGTACGACGCCGTGCAGGAGAAGGGCGAGCTGGTCACGCACGGCCCCAGCACGCTGGGCCTCGAGCCGAAGTACAGCGACGGCAACAAGACGGTGACCGTCCCGCTGCGCAAGGGCGTCAAGTGGTCCGACGGCACCGAGGTGACCGGCCGCGACCTCGAGTTCTGGTTCAACCTCGTCAAGGCGAACAAAGCCGACTGGGGCGGCTACTCGGTCGGCAACATCCCGGACAACGTCAAGAAGTTCGAGCTCGTCGGCGACCACACCGTACGGCTGCACCTCAAGCGCGCGTACAACCCGGACTGGTTCACGGCGAATCAGCTCTACTACATGCGCGCCCTGCCCCAGCACGCGTGGGACGCCAAGACCGACGGCGGCAAGGTCGGCGACTTCGACCGCACCACGAAGGGCGCCAAGGCGGTCTTCGCGCGGCTCACCCAGCATGCCAAGAGCCTCGGCTCGTACGGCACCGACCCGCTGTGGAAGACCGTCAACGGGCCGTGGAAGCTGGCTGGTTGGCGGGACAACGGGCAGGTGACACTCGTCCCGAACGAGAAGTACACCGGCCCGAAGTCGGAGCGCCCGCACCTCGACAAGGTCGTCTTCAAGCCCTTCACCACGGCCGACTCCGAGTACAACGTGCTGCGTTCCGGCGGCGTCGACTACGGCTACATCCCGCCGTCGGTGATGGCGCAGAAGGAGAAGTTCGAGAGCAAGGGGTACCGCGTCGACCCGTGGGAGGGCTGGGCGGCCACCTACATCGTCTACAACTTCAACTCCACCCACGCGGGCCCGGAGATGAACCAGCTCTACATCCGGCAGGCGATGCAGCACCTCGTCGACCAGAAGGCGATGAGCAAGGTCATCTGGCAGGGCAGCGCGACCGAGACGCTCGGCCCGGTCCCGGTCACGCCGAAGAGTCAGTACCTGTCGAAGGAGATGGCGCACAACCAGTACCCGTTCTCCGTCTCGAAGGCCAAGTCGCTGCTGTCCGCGCACGGTTGGAAGACCGTCGACGGCACTGCGCGCTGCGTCCGGCCCGGCACGGGTGACGACGAGTGCGGCCAGGGCATCGGGAAGAACGACCCTCTGGAACTGACCCTGCTCTCGCAGTCCGGCTCGACCGAGACGACGAACATGATGCAGGAGCTCAAGTCCTCGCTCAGTAAGGCCGGCATCGATCTGACCGTGCGTCAGCAGCCGCTCAACTCCGTGCTCGGCAACTCCGTTCCGTGCAAGGCGAAGGACTCCGGCTGCAACTGGGACATGTCCTTCTTCGGCACCGCCGGCAGCTGGTACTACCCGCTCAACCCGAGCGGCGAGCAGCTCTTCTCCACGGGCGCCTCCTCCAACTTCGGCAACTACAGCGACAAGAAGGCCGACCGTCTCATCAGTGCCGTGCAGTACGCGCCCGACATGAAGGCCATTCACGAGTACGGCGAGTACCTGGCGGAGCAGCTGCCGGTGATGTGGATGCCGAACCCCGCGTACCAGGTGTCGGTGATCCGCAACGACCTGCGCGGCATCGAGCAGAACCCGACCGTGACCTTCCAGCCGTCGCACTGGTACTTCGTCAAGAAGGGAGCCGAGAAGTGA
- a CDS encoding transporter substrate-binding domain-containing protein, translating into MTSTARLARRCVPLAVAACLVALTTSCSKSDDVTTTAGGVKLVHKGKLTTCTHLPYAPFQSEKNGKVVGFDVSVMDLVAKKLGVKQDIIDKSFETIKTGADLNAGLCDVAAAGMTITDERKQNLDFSAPYFDADQALLARKGVKAKTLDDIKSGKLKLGSQAATTGEDLAHKKGVDPQSFESSDAELNGLRTGQVDVLVQDYPVVQNWLKDSAVKDKFVLLNTVPTGEEYGFAVKKGGNPKLLAAINKAIGQAKKDGTYKKLYEKWIGPMPKDGAAK; encoded by the coding sequence GTGACTTCAACCGCACGCCTCGCCCGCCGCTGTGTCCCGCTCGCCGTCGCGGCCTGCCTCGTGGCCCTGACGACCTCGTGCAGCAAGAGCGACGACGTCACGACGACCGCGGGCGGGGTGAAGCTGGTCCACAAGGGCAAGCTGACGACCTGCACGCACCTGCCGTACGCGCCCTTCCAGTCGGAGAAGAACGGCAAGGTCGTCGGCTTCGACGTCTCCGTGATGGACCTCGTCGCGAAGAAGCTCGGGGTGAAGCAGGACATCATCGACAAGTCCTTCGAGACCATCAAGACCGGGGCCGACCTCAACGCGGGCCTGTGCGACGTCGCCGCCGCGGGCATGACGATCACCGACGAGCGCAAGCAGAACCTCGACTTCTCCGCCCCTTACTTCGACGCCGACCAGGCGCTGCTCGCCCGCAAGGGGGTCAAGGCGAAGACCCTCGACGACATCAAGAGCGGCAAGCTGAAGCTGGGCTCCCAGGCCGCGACCACCGGCGAGGACCTGGCGCACAAGAAGGGCGTCGACCCGCAGTCCTTCGAGAGCTCCGACGCCGAGCTCAACGGGCTGCGAACCGGCCAGGTCGACGTCCTCGTCCAGGACTACCCGGTCGTCCAGAACTGGCTGAAGGACTCCGCGGTCAAGGACAAGTTCGTCCTCCTCAACACCGTTCCCACCGGCGAGGAGTACGGCTTCGCCGTGAAGAAGGGCGGCAACCCGAAGCTGCTCGCCGCGATCAACAAGGCGATCGGCCAGGCCAAGAAGGACGGCACGTACAAGAAGCTGTACGAGAAGTGGATCGGCCCGATGCCGAAGGACGGGGCCGCCAAGTGA
- a CDS encoding amino acid ABC transporter permease has translation MSPRRRRKVTRVVQYVILGVAVLLAATLADWGQLQHQFLEPSVARRMFPDLITTALVNTVIYTLTGFVVGLVLGLVIALMRLSSVAPYRWLASIYIEFFRGLPALLIFIFIGVGVPLAFPGTALPGGVYGQVAIALGLVAAAYMAETIRAGIQAVPRGQMEAARTLGMSQTLAMRSIVIPQAFRIIVPPLTNELVLLFKDSSLVLFLGVSLETRELTKFGRDLAGETANSTPIFVAGLCYLLVTVPLGYLVRRLEARHAKAR, from the coding sequence ATGTCGCCGCGTCGCAGGCGCAAGGTGACGCGCGTCGTCCAGTACGTGATCCTCGGTGTCGCGGTGCTGCTCGCCGCGACGCTCGCCGACTGGGGGCAGCTCCAGCACCAGTTCCTCGAACCGTCCGTGGCCCGGCGGATGTTCCCCGACCTGATCACGACCGCGCTGGTCAACACGGTGATCTACACCCTCACCGGGTTCGTCGTCGGCCTCGTGCTCGGTCTGGTCATCGCCCTGATGCGGCTGTCGTCGGTGGCCCCCTACCGGTGGCTCGCCTCCATCTACATCGAGTTCTTCCGTGGCCTGCCCGCCCTGCTGATCTTCATCTTCATCGGCGTCGGCGTGCCGCTCGCCTTCCCCGGCACCGCCCTGCCCGGTGGCGTGTACGGGCAGGTGGCCATCGCGCTCGGCCTGGTCGCCGCCGCGTACATGGCCGAGACGATCAGGGCCGGCATCCAGGCCGTGCCCCGCGGCCAGATGGAGGCCGCCCGCACGCTCGGCATGTCGCAGACCCTGGCGATGCGCTCGATCGTCATCCCGCAGGCCTTCCGCATCATCGTGCCGCCGCTCACCAACGAACTGGTCCTGCTGTTCAAGGACTCCTCGCTGGTCCTCTTCCTCGGCGTCTCCCTGGAGACCCGCGAACTCACCAAGTTCGGCCGGGACTTGGCGGGGGAGACCGCCAACAGCACACCCATCTTCGTCGCGGGCCTGTGCTATCTGCTCGTCACCGTCCCTCTGGGCTATCTGGTGCGCCGCCTAGAGGCGCGGCACGCGAAGGCCAGGTGA